From Xenopus laevis strain J_2021 chromosome 7L, Xenopus_laevis_v10.1, whole genome shotgun sequence, one genomic window encodes:
- the mrps16.L gene encoding mitochondrial ribosomal protein S16 L homeolog, protein MVHLTSQLLKRYYGGHVAIRLALGGCANRPFYRVVAAHNKRARDGKFLEQLGTYDPMPNIYNEKLVSLNIEKIKYWIGCGAHTTKPVAKLLGLAGFFPLHPMTITNAERLKKEREKQSHVEEQPTTDSKEEDSVEAANN, encoded by the exons ATGGTTCATTTAA CATCTCAGCTTTTGAAACGATATTATGGAGGACATGTTGCAATCCGACTGGCACTGGGTGGTTGTGCCAATAGGCCTTTCTATCGTGTTGTCGCTGCTCATAACAAGCGAGCAAGGGACGGAAAATTCTTAGAACAACTTGGCACATATGATCCAATGCCCAACATCTACAACGAAAAACTCGTCAGCCTAAATATTGAGAAAATCAAATACTGGATTGGCTGCGGAGCACATACTAcaaaaccagttgcaaagttaCTAG GCCTTGCAGGATTTTTCCCATTACATCCAATGACCATTACGAACGCAGAAAGgttaaagaaagagagagaaaaacaatCTCATGTTGAGGAACAGCCTACGACAGACTCTAAAGAAGAAGATTCCGTTGAAGCTGCCAACAATTAG